A stretch of Palaemon carinicauda isolate YSFRI2023 chromosome 34, ASM3689809v2, whole genome shotgun sequence DNA encodes these proteins:
- the LOC137626894 gene encoding acetylcholinesterase-like encodes MTVQANTFWLLLTAALLRLSAATEWHNSLINSTTLEINEPRREDKERKIKHARPKDPLVVQTKSGLIKGFRVDALGKNVDVFLGIPFAKPPLGDLRYKRPEPIDPWHGILNATKQPNSCVQQPYEYFPGFKGEQMWNPNTDLSEDCLYLNIWAPSHLREPGAEPQEILVWIYGGGFMGGTITLDIYDADIMAAANNFIVASMQYRVGAFGYLYLDIDDAAGNQGMFDQALAMKWIKDNAEYFGGDPNRITLFGESAGGSSITIHLLSPVSKHLFDKAIIQSGVVNSPWSIMTREKAYDIGLKLVDDVGCNSTMLSERRDEVMECMRKVDADTISVQQWNSYYGILQFPSAPIVDGAFLPDEPLEMVKRGECKKTQLLLGSNRDEGKSNTGSFVVR; translated from the coding sequence atgACAGTTCAAGCCAACACGTTTTGGCTGCTCCTAACAGCGGCCCTCCTCAGGCTGAGTGCTGCTACCGAATGGCATAACAGCCTTATCAATTCAACCACCCTGGAAATCAACGAGCCCAGGCGAGAAGACAAGGAACGGAAGATCAAGCACGCGAGACCCAAGGATCCTTTGGTCGTTCAGACCAAGAGTGGATTAATAAAAGGTTTCCGCGTGGACGCCCTAGGAAAGAACGTGGATGTGTTTCTGGGCATTCCCTTTGCTAAGCCTCCCCTGGGCGACCTGCGTTACAAGAGACCCGAGCCCATCGACCCATGGCATGGGATTCTCAATGCAACAAAGCAGCCCAATTCCTGCGTCCAACAGCCGTATGAGTATTTCCCTGGGTTCAAGGGCGAGCAGATGTGGAATCCAAACACGGACCTTTCGGAAGACTGCCTCTATCTGAACATATGGGCGCCGTCGCATCTCAGGGAACCTGGGGCCGAACCTCAGGAGATACTTGTGTGGATATATGGTGGAGGTTTCATGGGTGGGACTATAACGCTCGATATCTATGATGCCGACATAATGGCCGCGGCGAATAACTTTATTGTAGCCTCAATGCAATATCGAGTCGGGGCCTTTGGCTACCTCTACCTGGACATCGATGATGCTGCCGGAAACCAGGGCATGTTTGATCAAGCCCTTGCCATGAAATGGATCAAAGATAATGCCGAGTACTTCGGGGGTGACCCGAACCGCATCACTCTCTTCGGAGAGTCTGCCGGCGGAAGCTCCATCACGATCCATCTCTTATCTCCCGTTTCCAAGCATCTCTTTGACAAGGCCATCATACAGTCGGGTGTAGTGAACTCTCCCTGGTCCATCATGACCAGGGAAAAGGCCTACGACATAGGCCTCAAACTCGTGGACGATGTCGGCTGCAATTCTACAATGCTTAGCGAACGACGGGACGAAGTTATGGAATGCATGAGGAAGGTTGATGCCGACACCATCTCAGTCCAGCAGTGGAACAGCTACTATGGGATCCTCCAGTTTCCCTCAGCGCCAATCGTCGACGGCGCTTTCCTTCCTGACGAGCCGCTGGAAATGGTCAAGAGAGGAGAGTGTAAGAAGACGCAACTTCTTCTTGGATCTAATAGAGATGAGGGTAAGTCAAACACTGGAAGCTTTGTAGTACGTTAG